In the Piscinibacter sp. XHJ-5 genome, one interval contains:
- a CDS encoding sensor histidine kinase: MLIARDRVRARPSLRSRLARHVLAPLALTWGLGSIVVLAVGNHFAAQAFDRALLDDAYALAAYVRHDGQRLALELTPPQISTLLFDHSESVYFAVFGPGGTQLAGDSRLSPARIPAGAAHEFAELAFAGQRVRSVSLRRDEPAEFVVVMAQTTAGRTQLLQRLLAVSALVQVVLLGLLAWWLSRTIERDLRPLTDLQHAVDRRDAGDLAPLPASLTDDATTRDMQRLGQAVNSLLSRLQESLKAQREFAGSVAHELRTPLAGIRAQAGYALAQDDAASWRSELQGIAQAEQRASRLVDQLLALARADEASAGLTLETLALDELVRDILMRFMPRADAAGVDLGAEGLDEPVEVRGDKALIEGMLNNLLDNALRYGSAGTPRVTVAVHREHGAAVLSVTDNGPGLGAADMETLTQRWAQGAQGRTLGQGAGLGLAIVRRYAELLGAQLRLGSGPQGEGLCASVRFEHTRHPRSTT; this comes from the coding sequence TTGCTGATCGCGCGCGACCGGGTTCGTGCCCGGCCCAGCCTTCGCTCGCGGCTGGCGCGGCACGTGCTGGCACCGCTCGCGCTGACCTGGGGACTGGGCAGCATCGTCGTGCTCGCGGTCGGCAACCACTTCGCGGCACAGGCATTCGACCGCGCGCTGCTCGACGATGCCTACGCGCTGGCCGCCTACGTGCGTCACGACGGCCAGCGGCTCGCGCTCGAACTGACGCCGCCGCAGATCAGCACCCTGCTGTTCGATCACAGCGAATCGGTGTACTTCGCGGTCTTCGGCCCCGGAGGGACGCAGCTCGCAGGCGACTCGCGGCTGTCGCCTGCGCGCATCCCGGCGGGTGCAGCACACGAATTCGCGGAGCTCGCGTTCGCCGGCCAGCGCGTGCGCAGCGTGAGCCTGCGGCGCGACGAGCCGGCGGAGTTCGTCGTCGTCATGGCGCAGACCACTGCCGGCCGAACGCAGCTGCTGCAGCGACTGCTCGCGGTTTCGGCGCTCGTGCAGGTGGTGCTGCTGGGCCTGCTGGCATGGTGGCTGAGCCGCACCATCGAGCGGGACCTGCGTCCGCTCACCGACCTGCAGCACGCCGTGGACCGGCGCGACGCAGGCGATCTGGCCCCGCTGCCGGCATCGCTGACCGACGACGCGACGACGCGCGACATGCAGCGCCTCGGCCAGGCGGTGAACTCGCTGCTGTCGCGGCTGCAGGAGAGCCTGAAGGCGCAGCGCGAGTTCGCCGGCAGCGTCGCGCACGAACTGCGAACGCCGCTGGCCGGCATCCGCGCTCAGGCGGGCTATGCACTGGCGCAGGACGATGCCGCTTCGTGGCGCAGCGAGCTGCAAGGCATCGCACAGGCCGAGCAGCGCGCGAGCCGGCTCGTCGACCAGCTGCTGGCGCTCGCGCGCGCCGATGAAGCCAGCGCCGGGCTGACGCTCGAGACGCTCGCGCTGGACGAGCTGGTGCGCGACATCCTGATGCGCTTCATGCCCCGGGCGGACGCCGCCGGCGTCGACCTGGGGGCGGAGGGCCTGGACGAACCGGTCGAGGTGCGCGGCGACAAGGCGCTGATCGAAGGCATGCTGAACAACCTGCTGGACAACGCGCTGCGCTACGGCAGCGCCGGCACGCCCCGCGTGACGGTGGCCGTGCATCGCGAGCACGGTGCGGCCGTGCTGTCGGTCACCGACAACGGACCCGGGCTGGGTGCTGCCGACATGGAGACCTTGACGCAGCGCTGGGCGCAGGGCGCACAGGGCCGCACGCTCGGCCAGGGCGCGGGGCTGGGCCTGGCCATCGTGCGTCGCTATGCCGAGCTGCTGGGTGCGCAGCTGCGCCTCGGCAGCGGGCCGCAGGGCGAAGGCCTGTGCGCGAGCGTGCGCTTCGAGCACACGCGGCATCCACGTTCGACCACCTGA
- a CDS encoding type II 3-dehydroquinate dehydratase — MPHPLFVLNGSNLNLLGRREPHLYGTTTLPEIRQRTEQLAHELGLGCDFRQTNHEGVMVDWIQEAFECDAAVVINPAGFSFGCVPVLDALKLIRKPLVEVHLTNIHRRPEPYCRSLMSQAATGVICGLGPIGYLLAVRAVADALEDGRDA; from the coding sequence ATGCCCCATCCGCTCTTCGTGCTGAACGGCTCCAACCTCAACCTGCTGGGCCGCCGCGAGCCGCATCTCTATGGCACGACCACCCTGCCGGAAATCCGCCAGCGCACCGAGCAGCTCGCGCACGAGCTGGGTCTGGGCTGCGACTTCCGCCAGACCAATCACGAGGGCGTGATGGTCGACTGGATCCAGGAGGCCTTCGAATGCGACGCCGCGGTCGTGATCAATCCCGCGGGCTTCTCGTTCGGCTGCGTGCCGGTGCTCGATGCGCTGAAGCTGATCCGCAAGCCGCTGGTCGAGGTCCACCTGACCAACATCCACCGGCGCCCCGAGCCGTACTGCCGTTCGCTCATGTCGCAGGCGGCAACCGGGGTGATTTGCGGGCTGGGGCCGATCGGGTACCTGCTCGCCGTGCGCGCCGTGGCCGATGCGCTCGAAGACGGCCGAGACGCGTAG
- a CDS encoding TRAP transporter substrate-binding protein has protein sequence MNVRATTTALLLLASAALVVPARAQEVQERTIKFGHLNNTDHPVSMGVKRFAELLSAKSGGKLKVQEFPSSTLGNEMQQQSALQGGVQEMSAPATTSLAGIVKEFGLVDFPFSVANFAQADALLDGPFGQALIARLPEKGLVSLGYWDLGFRNVTNSKRPITKPEDLDGLKLRVIPNPVFLDTFKAFKANPVPMPFAELYGALETRAVDGQENPFAVILSNKFYEVQKYVSATNHVYAANIILVSKRFWDKLSPAEQKMMVDAANESRDYQRQASRAAAQKAVGELQAKGMQFNELSAAEQQRMVQVARPVTERLSATYDPAIVKLYQDELVRIRK, from the coding sequence ATGAACGTACGCGCAACGACCACCGCGCTCCTGCTCCTGGCTTCTGCCGCGCTCGTCGTGCCGGCCCGAGCACAGGAGGTGCAGGAGCGCACCATCAAGTTCGGCCATCTCAACAACACCGATCACCCGGTGAGCATGGGCGTGAAGCGCTTCGCCGAGCTGCTGTCGGCCAAGAGCGGCGGCAAGCTGAAGGTGCAGGAATTCCCGTCCTCCACGCTGGGCAACGAGATGCAGCAGCAGTCGGCGCTGCAGGGCGGCGTGCAGGAGATGTCGGCGCCCGCGACCACCTCGCTGGCCGGCATCGTCAAGGAGTTCGGGCTCGTCGACTTCCCGTTCTCGGTGGCCAACTTCGCCCAGGCCGATGCGCTGCTCGACGGTCCGTTCGGCCAGGCGCTGATCGCCAGGCTGCCGGAGAAGGGGCTGGTCTCGCTGGGCTACTGGGACCTGGGCTTTCGCAACGTCACCAACAGCAAGCGCCCCATCACCAAGCCCGAGGACCTGGATGGCCTGAAGCTGCGCGTGATCCCGAACCCGGTGTTCCTGGACACCTTCAAGGCGTTCAAGGCCAACCCGGTGCCCATGCCGTTCGCCGAGCTGTATGGCGCCCTGGAGACCCGCGCCGTGGACGGGCAGGAAAACCCGTTCGCGGTGATCCTCTCGAACAAGTTCTACGAGGTGCAGAAGTACGTCAGCGCGACGAACCACGTCTACGCGGCCAACATCATCCTCGTCAGCAAGCGCTTCTGGGACAAGCTCTCGCCCGCCGAGCAGAAGATGATGGTCGATGCGGCCAACGAGTCACGCGACTATCAGCGGCAGGCCAGCCGTGCCGCGGCGCAGAAGGCGGTGGGCGAGCTGCAGGCCAAGGGCATGCAGTTCAACGAGCTGAGCGCCGCTGAGCAGCAGCGCATGGTGCAGGTGGCCAGGCCGGTGACCGAGCGGCTCTCCGCCACCTACGACCCGGCGATCGTCAAGCTGTACCAGGACGAGCTGGTGCGCATCCGCAAGTAG
- a CDS encoding IclR family transcriptional regulator: MTTALDRGLSLIERLAGQPEGMSLSALADELLIPRSACHRLLVELQQRGYVRQVASYGDYILTTKVASLGLGFLSSAGIVDIAEPLLERLAKESGELVRLSIVDGDRLTWITKCQGTRKGVRYDPDMGMDARLSCTASGHAWLLTLSDERALELVTRQGFGEPKDYGPKAPTTVKALLGFLHAARTRGYAMIDEVFAPGMTAMAAPVLRRSEAIGVISIAGPRLRLTPDRMHALAPSLLAAAAELGPMSRASTLFGRPPLGKA, encoded by the coding sequence GTGACGACGGCGTTGGACCGAGGCTTGTCGCTCATCGAGCGGCTGGCGGGTCAGCCCGAGGGCATGTCGCTGAGCGCGCTGGCCGACGAGTTGCTGATCCCGCGCAGCGCCTGCCATCGCCTGCTCGTCGAGCTGCAGCAGCGCGGCTACGTGCGCCAGGTCGCCAGCTACGGCGACTACATCCTCACGACCAAGGTGGCCTCGCTCGGCCTGGGCTTCCTGAGCAGCGCCGGCATCGTCGACATCGCCGAGCCGCTGCTGGAGCGCCTGGCGAAGGAGTCGGGGGAGCTGGTGCGCCTGTCCATCGTCGATGGCGACCGTCTCACCTGGATCACCAAGTGCCAGGGCACGCGCAAGGGCGTGCGCTACGACCCCGACATGGGCATGGACGCACGGCTGTCGTGCACCGCCTCAGGCCATGCCTGGCTGCTGACGCTCAGCGACGAGCGCGCGCTCGAGCTCGTCACGCGGCAGGGCTTCGGCGAGCCGAAGGACTACGGACCGAAGGCACCGACCACGGTGAAGGCCCTGCTCGGCTTCCTTCACGCGGCGCGCACGCGCGGCTACGCCATGATCGACGAGGTCTTCGCGCCGGGCATGACCGCCATGGCCGCGCCGGTCCTGCGGCGCAGCGAGGCCATCGGCGTCATCAGCATCGCCGGACCGCGTCTGCGGCTGACCCCCGATCGCATGCACGCCCTGGCGCCGTCGCTGCTCGCCGCGGCCGCGGAACTGGGGCCGATGAGCCGAGCGTCCACGCTGTTCGGGCGGCCGCCGCTGGGGAAAGCGTGA
- a CDS encoding response regulator: MSDSLPHVLAVDDDPDLRDVLTQYLAKNDMRVTAVSGGAEMDDVLQREVVDCIVLDLKLPGEDGLAIARRLREQGSIPILMLTGRSDEADRVMGLELGADDYLTKPFSQRELLARLRALLRRVKLHSTIADEVGKLRAYRFEGWELNLRLRRLKSPDGRVQVLPNGEFSLLTALLASPQRVLSRGQLIEQSHLYDDEIYDRSIDVQILRLRRKIEPNPSQPRFIVTERGAGYIFAVPVQAM, encoded by the coding sequence ATGAGTGATTCCCTGCCGCATGTGCTTGCCGTCGATGACGACCCCGACCTGCGTGACGTCCTGACGCAGTACCTCGCGAAGAACGACATGCGCGTCACCGCGGTGAGCGGCGGCGCCGAGATGGACGACGTGCTGCAGCGCGAAGTGGTCGACTGCATCGTGCTCGACCTCAAGCTGCCCGGCGAGGACGGCCTGGCGATCGCCCGCCGCCTGCGTGAACAGGGCAGCATTCCGATCCTGATGCTCACCGGCCGCAGCGACGAGGCCGATCGGGTGATGGGGCTCGAGCTGGGCGCCGACGACTACCTCACCAAGCCGTTCTCGCAACGCGAGCTGCTCGCCCGCCTGCGGGCGCTGCTTCGCCGCGTGAAGCTGCACTCGACGATCGCCGACGAGGTGGGCAAGCTGCGCGCGTACCGCTTCGAAGGCTGGGAGCTGAACCTGCGCCTGCGCCGCCTGAAGAGCCCCGACGGCCGCGTGCAGGTGCTGCCCAACGGCGAGTTCAGCCTGCTGACGGCGCTGCTCGCCTCTCCCCAGCGCGTGTTGTCGCGCGGGCAGCTCATCGAGCAGTCGCATCTCTACGACGACGAGATCTACGACCGCTCGATCGACGTGCAGATCCTTCGCCTGCGCCGCAAGATCGAGCCCAATCCGTCGCAGCCGCGGTTCATCGTGACCGAGCGGGGGGCGGGCTACATCTTTGCGGTGCCGGTGCAGGCGATGTGA
- a CDS encoding ATP-binding protein → MTAHGADRQGEVRRRWIIGAMALFITAMIVSAAHDLWTSRREAERQAEQEIVVLARVLAEQTRRSLQTVDVMLREIADAHRADQLPAVGSRPMDDYLEVQRSQERDVLSVFLAGPDGRRLAGSGDAADTPDSLARWPGFDRLKTDAALTTLVEPVARSSPEGRWSLPMLRRMAARNGRFDGCVGAMLDTSYFERFYAETGLGEGHVLALVGGDGSLVARHPRRDGAVGQPVGGWAQGRRASDSMAAPRRFFSRQDRVERLGVSQPVPGYPLHVLVARDTDLVFASWREAAWGSVLRTALLCAAALGLLAVVLRQLKRLETARASLTESAQQLRVSEERYALAVAGANEGLWDWDLATDRVFFSARAQQACGIPPGESMRARRDWIALLPYHPDDRPRVRDALVAHLRGRSPHYDVEMRIAVGEGTPDPDAPDRWNWVRQRGLLVRDESGRPRRMAGSIEDITGRKRAEVQQQQLEVRLRTAQKLEAMGTLAGGIAHDFNNILGAILGYAELAHGEVEPGSALQHQLEGVMNAGLRAKSLVQRILAFSRSGMGEKLPVHVQAVVEEALDLLAASLPAGVTLQRDLRAGDAALVGDPAQIHQVVMNLGANALQASRSPGVVSVTLAPLTLDAPRHATSGDLPAGEYLELVVCDQGTGIEASQIERIFDPFYTTKAVGVGTGLGLSLVHGIVAELRGAIDVRSEPGRGSTFTVLLPWHGAVTSDPRLSSPQEQLPRGNGERVLLVDDEAALVALGEETLAALGYEPVGYTSSVEALQAFEQDPLHFDAVLSDETMPQLTGSQLAAAVRRARPDLPVLLMTGYVSPALAARARELGVREVLAKPLVARDIARALAGVLQAG, encoded by the coding sequence ATGACCGCACACGGTGCCGACAGGCAGGGCGAGGTGCGCCGCCGCTGGATCATCGGCGCGATGGCGCTGTTCATCACGGCGATGATCGTCAGCGCTGCGCACGACCTGTGGACCTCGCGCCGCGAGGCCGAGCGGCAGGCCGAACAGGAGATCGTGGTCCTGGCCCGCGTGCTCGCCGAGCAGACGCGCCGCTCGCTGCAGACGGTCGACGTGATGCTGCGCGAGATCGCCGACGCGCACCGCGCCGATCAGCTGCCCGCGGTCGGCAGCCGGCCGATGGACGACTATCTCGAGGTCCAGCGCAGCCAGGAGCGCGACGTCCTGTCGGTGTTCCTCGCCGGACCTGACGGCCGTCGGCTGGCGGGCAGCGGCGACGCCGCGGACACGCCGGACAGCCTGGCGCGCTGGCCCGGCTTCGACCGGCTGAAGACCGATGCGGCGCTGACCACGCTGGTCGAGCCGGTCGCCCGGTCGTCGCCCGAGGGGCGCTGGAGCCTGCCGATGCTGCGGCGGATGGCGGCACGCAACGGGCGCTTCGACGGCTGCGTCGGTGCAATGCTGGACACGAGCTACTTCGAGCGCTTCTATGCGGAGACGGGCCTCGGCGAAGGCCATGTGCTCGCGCTCGTCGGCGGCGACGGCAGCCTCGTCGCGCGTCATCCGCGTCGCGACGGCGCGGTCGGGCAGCCGGTCGGCGGGTGGGCGCAGGGGCGGCGCGCGTCGGACTCGATGGCCGCGCCCCGGCGCTTCTTCAGCCGCCAGGACCGCGTCGAGCGGCTCGGGGTGTCGCAGCCGGTGCCAGGCTACCCGCTGCACGTGCTGGTGGCGCGCGACACCGATCTCGTGTTCGCCTCGTGGCGCGAGGCGGCCTGGGGCAGCGTGCTGCGCACCGCGCTGCTGTGCGCGGCGGCGCTGGGACTGCTCGCGGTGGTGCTGCGCCAGTTGAAGCGGCTGGAGACGGCGCGTGCCTCGCTGACCGAATCGGCTCAGCAGCTGCGGGTCTCGGAGGAGCGCTATGCGCTGGCCGTCGCGGGCGCGAACGAAGGGCTGTGGGACTGGGACCTCGCGACCGACCGGGTGTTCTTCTCGGCGCGTGCGCAGCAGGCCTGCGGCATCCCGCCCGGCGAATCGATGCGCGCGCGGCGCGATTGGATCGCCCTGCTGCCCTATCACCCGGACGACCGGCCGCGCGTGCGCGACGCGCTGGTCGCCCACTTGCGGGGCCGCTCGCCCCACTACGACGTGGAAATGCGCATCGCGGTCGGCGAAGGAACGCCCGACCCCGACGCGCCGGATCGCTGGAACTGGGTGCGGCAACGCGGCCTGCTGGTGCGCGACGAGAGCGGACGGCCGCGCCGCATGGCCGGCTCCATCGAGGACATCACCGGCCGCAAGCGCGCCGAAGTGCAGCAGCAGCAGCTCGAAGTGCGTCTGCGCACGGCGCAGAAGCTCGAGGCGATGGGCACGCTGGCCGGCGGCATCGCGCATGACTTCAACAACATCCTCGGCGCGATCCTCGGCTATGCGGAGCTGGCCCATGGCGAGGTCGAGCCGGGCAGCGCGCTGCAGCACCAGCTCGAAGGCGTGATGAACGCCGGGCTGCGCGCGAAGTCGCTGGTGCAGCGCATCCTGGCGTTCAGCCGCAGCGGCATGGGCGAAAAGCTGCCCGTGCACGTGCAGGCGGTCGTCGAGGAGGCGCTGGACCTGCTGGCAGCCTCGCTGCCGGCCGGCGTCACCCTGCAGCGAGACTTGCGTGCGGGCGACGCAGCGCTGGTCGGCGATCCGGCGCAGATCCACCAGGTGGTGATGAACCTCGGCGCCAACGCGCTGCAGGCCAGCCGCTCGCCCGGGGTGGTGTCGGTGACGCTGGCACCGCTCACGCTCGACGCGCCGCGGCATGCCACCAGCGGCGACCTGCCGGCCGGCGAGTACCTGGAGCTGGTGGTGTGCGACCAGGGCACCGGCATCGAGGCCTCGCAGATCGAGCGCATCTTCGATCCCTTCTACACCACGAAGGCCGTCGGTGTCGGCACCGGGCTGGGCCTGTCGCTGGTGCACGGCATCGTCGCCGAGCTGCGGGGGGCGATCGACGTGCGCAGCGAGCCGGGCCGGGGCAGCACCTTCACCGTGCTGCTGCCGTGGCACGGCGCAGTCACCTCCGATCCGCGGCTCAGCAGCCCGCAAGAGCAGCTGCCCCGCGGCAACGGCGAGCGCGTGCTGCTGGTCGACGATGAAGCCGCGCTGGTCGCCCTGGGCGAGGAGACGCTGGCCGCGCTCGGCTACGAGCCGGTGGGCTACACCTCCAGCGTCGAGGCGCTGCAGGCCTTCGAGCAGGATCCGCTGCACTTCGATGCCGTGCTCAGCGACGAGACCATGCCTCAGCTCACCGGCTCGCAGCTCGCGGCCGCGGTGCGCCGCGCCCGGCCCGACCTGCCGGTGCTGCTGATGACCGGCTATGTCAGCCCCGCGCTCGCCGCACGCGCGCGCGAGCTCGGGGTGCGGGAGGTGCTCGCCAAGCCGCTCGTCGCGCGCGACATCGCACGGGCGCTGGCGGGGGTGTTGCAGGCGGGGTGA
- a CDS encoding efflux RND transporter periplasmic adaptor subunit, with translation MKHAVKLVSAAVALTLCAVGGWLHDRAAAATATTAAASSPKARRDAGASTRGPRAQPVSVGVVQQRDMPVTLDAVGTITASNTAVVHAKVSGELKALYFAEGRPVRAGQVLALIDPQPFAIALEQAQGQLSRDQAQLRNAQLDLERYRALIDKDAAPKQQLDTQQALVQQLQGTLLADQAAVDNARLQLSYTRVLAPISGLAGLKQADLGNVVNPADANGLLSIAQTQPAAVVFAVPDAVLPRIRERLRAGAPLPVEARDRDGKTVLAQGRVASNDNAIDTATGTLKLKALFANADNQLFANQSVHVRLQLDSLPAALTVPAAAVQRGAPGTYVYALNGDGTARLERITVSATDGETTAVQGSLHAGDKVVIDGADRLRDGARVDVAPTR, from the coding sequence ATGAAGCACGCCGTCAAGCTGGTGAGCGCCGCCGTCGCGCTGACCCTGTGCGCTGTCGGCGGCTGGCTGCACGATCGCGCCGCCGCCGCCACCGCGACCACCGCCGCCGCGAGCAGCCCGAAGGCGCGCCGCGACGCCGGTGCATCCACGCGCGGGCCGCGCGCGCAGCCGGTGTCCGTCGGCGTGGTGCAGCAGCGGGACATGCCAGTCACGCTCGACGCCGTCGGCACCATCACCGCCTCCAACACGGCCGTCGTGCATGCCAAGGTGAGCGGCGAGCTCAAGGCCCTCTACTTCGCCGAGGGCCGTCCCGTGCGGGCGGGCCAGGTGCTGGCGCTGATCGACCCCCAGCCCTTCGCCATCGCGCTGGAGCAGGCGCAGGGCCAGCTCTCGCGTGACCAGGCGCAGCTGCGCAATGCCCAGCTGGACCTGGAGCGCTACCGCGCCCTGATCGACAAGGACGCCGCGCCCAAGCAGCAGCTCGACACGCAGCAGGCGCTGGTCCAGCAGCTTCAGGGCACCCTGCTGGCGGACCAGGCGGCCGTGGACAACGCCCGGCTGCAACTGTCGTATACGCGCGTGCTGGCGCCGATCTCCGGGCTCGCCGGCCTGAAGCAGGCCGACCTGGGCAACGTGGTCAACCCGGCCGACGCGAACGGGCTTCTGAGCATTGCGCAGACGCAGCCGGCGGCCGTGGTGTTCGCCGTGCCCGATGCGGTGCTGCCGCGCATCCGCGAACGGCTGCGCGCGGGCGCGCCGTTGCCCGTCGAGGCGCGTGACCGCGACGGCAAGACGGTGCTTGCGCAAGGCCGCGTGGCGAGCAACGACAACGCCATCGACACCGCCACCGGAACGCTCAAGCTCAAGGCCCTGTTCGCCAACGCCGACAACCAGCTGTTCGCCAACCAGTCGGTTCATGTGCGGCTGCAGCTCGACAGCCTGCCCGCGGCGCTGACCGTGCCCGCTGCGGCGGTGCAGCGCGGTGCGCCCGGCACCTACGTGTATGCGCTGAACGGAGACGGCACCGCCCGGCTCGAGCGCATCACCGTGAGCGCCACCGACGGCGAGACCACCGCGGTGCAGGGCAGCCTGCACGCGGGCGACAAGGTGGTCATCGACGGGGCAGACCGCCTGCGCGACGGCGCCCGGGTCGACGTCGCCCCCACGCGATGA